The nucleotide sequence CGACATCCACAGCTTCGGTAAAGGGCTTATGCCCGATTATTATCCATGCAAAACTCCTCGACTAGTGAGCTGTTACGCACTCTTTAAATGAATGGCTGCTTCCAAGCCAACATCCTAGCTGTCTTTGCAGTTTTACTTCGTTTGTTCAACTTAGCCCTTATTTCGGGACCTTAGCCGGTGGTCTGAGTTGTTCCTCTTTCGGACATGGACCTTAGCACCCATGCCCTCACTCCCGAAGACCAAGTGATAGTATTCGGAGTTTGTCAAGACTTGATAGGCGGTGAAGCCCTCGCATCTTATCAGTCGCTCTACCTCTATCACTCTGCTTCGAGGCTGCACCTAAATGCATTTCGGGGAGTACGAGCTATCTCCAAGTTTGATTGGCCTTTCACTCCTACCCTCAGTTCATCCGTAAGCTTTTCAACGCTTATCGGTGCGGTCCTCCAATTGGTGTTACCCAACCTTCAACCTGACCAAGGGTAGATCACTTGGTTTCGCGTCTACTCCCGCTGACTGTACGCCTTGTTCGGACTTGCTTTCGCTTCGGCTGCGCGACTGAATCGCTTAACCTTGCCAGCGAGAGTAACTCGTAGGTTCATTATGCAAAAGGCACGCCGTCACACTTTAACATGCTCCGACCGCTTGTAGGCGCATGGTTTCAGGGTCTGTTTCACTCCTCTGTTCGAGGTTCTTTTCACCTTTCCTTCACAGTACTGGTTCGCTATCGGTCTCTCGGGAGTATTTAGCCTTACGGGATGGGCCCCGCTGATTCGCCCCGGATTTCTCGTGTCCTGGGTTACTCAGGTGTCCACTGGGCTTCTGTCGGTTTTCGCGTACCGGGCTGTCACCGTCTCTGGCTACGATTTCCATCGTATTCCGCTAACTTATTTCTTGCCGTGTCGTGGATCCTTCTACCCCACTCGTGCCGTAACACGAGTGGTTTGGGCTGTTCCGCGTTCGCTCGCCACTACTGGCGGAATCATTGTTATTTTCTTTTCCTGCGGGTACTTAGATGTTTCAGTTCCCCGCGTTGGCTTACCGCTTGGCGGTATGGCCATTGCTGGCCGGGTTGCCCCATTCGGATATTTACGGGTCTACGGCTATTTGCGCCTTACCGTAACTTTTCGCAGCTTATCACGTCCTTCTTCGCCTCCGAGAGCCTAGGCATCCTCCATGCGCCCTTGTTTACTTTCTTCCGCGTCTTCCGTCTCTGCTTAGAGACGGCGACGTTAGGGGTTGATATGGGTTTGCTTTGCTCGTTTACTCTTCTTTTTCCATCATGTCAAGGATCTTTCGTGGAGAATAACGGATTCGAACCGTTGACCCCCTGCTTGCAAAGCAGGTGCTCTAGCCAGCTGAGCTAATCCCCCCTTTTACCACCTGACCTCCGGCCTGGTAGTCCCAGGCAGATTTGAACTGCCGACCTCTACATTATCAGTGTAGCGCTCTAACCTACTGAGCTATAGGACTATTCTTCAAATCGTGCCTGCGGCGGGTTGTTTTCCTTCTTTTTATATTGAACGAAGCGTGTAGTACCAAGAGAGAGCTTGGTCTTTTCCAGTCTTATTGCAGGTTTTGCTTCTCCAGAAAGGAGGTGTTCCAGCCGCACCTTCCGGTACGGCTACCTTGTTACGACTTAGCCCCAGTTACCGGTATTACCTTCGTACGCTCCTTGCGGTTGCATGCTTCAGGTACTCCCGGCTTCCATGGCTTGACGGGCGGTGTGTACAAGGCCCGGGAACGTATTCACCGCGCCATGGCTGATGCGCGATTACTAGCGAATCCAGCTTCATGGAGTCGGGTTGCAGACTCCAATCCGAACTGAGACAGGTTTTCGGGATTCGCGCGTCATTGCTGACTGGCTGCCTTCTGTACCTGCCATTGTAACACGTGTGTCGCCCCGGACGTAAGGGCCGTGCTGATTTGACGTCATCCCCACCTTCCTCGCGGCTTGCGCCGGCAGTCTCGACAGAGTCCTCGGCTTCACCCGTTAGTAACTGTCGATAGGGGTTGCGCTCGTTATGGCACTTAAGCCGACACCTCACGGCACGAGCTGACGACAACCATGCAGCACCTCGCAGGTGACTATTACTAGCTGCCGGCTTTCACCGACATTCCCCCTGCGTTTGAGCCCGGGTAAGGTTCCTCGCGTATCATCGAATTAAACCACATGTTCCTCCGCTTGTGCGGGCCCCCGTCAATTCCTTTGAGTTTCACCGTTGCCGGCGTACTCCCCAGGTGGAATACTTAACGCTTTCGCTGTACCGCTTACATTGTATCGCAAACAGTTAGTATTCATCGTTTACTGCGTGGACTACCAGGGTATCTAATCCTGTTCGATACCCACGCTTTCGTGCCTCAGCGTCTGTTTCACCCTAGCAGGCTGCCTTCGCAATCGGGGTTCTGCGTGATATCTATGCATTTCACCGCTACACCACGCATTCCGCCTGCCTCTTGTGTACTCTAGCTCGCCAGTTTCAACGGCACACTCCGGGTTGAGCCCGGAAATTTCACCGCTGACTTGGCGTGCCGCCTACGCACCCTTTAAACCCAATAAATCCGGATAACGCTCGCATCCTCCGTATTACCGCGGCTGCTGGCACGGAGTTAGCCGATGCTTTTTCTTCGGATACTTGCAATACGCTACACGTAGCGTACTTTACTCTCCGACAAAAGAGGTTTACAACCCGTAGGGCCGTCTTCCCTCACGCGACTTGGCTGGTTCAGTCTGCCGACCATTGACCAATATTCCTCACTGCTGCCTCCCGTAGGAGTTTGGACCGTGTCTCAGTTCCAATGTGGGGGACCTTCCTCTCAGAACCCCTATCCATCGTCGCTTTGGTGGGCCGTTACCCCGCCAACTGGCTAATGGAGCGCATGCTCGTCTGTAACCAAAATTGCTCTCTTTAATGAACTCTCCATGCGGAGCGCCCATATTATGGGGTATTAGTCCGGATTTCTCCGGGTTATCCCCCTGTTACAGGTGGATTGCATACGTGTTACTCACCCGTGCGCCGGTCGCCGGCAAAGGTATTGCTACCTCCCCGCTGCCCCTCGACTTGCATGTGTTAGGCCTGTCGCTAGCGTTCATCCTGAGCCAGGATCAAACTCTTCGTTGTATCTTCTTCTTTTTCTTTATTATACCTTCGAAGCGTTACCTGACTGAATTGACTTCTTTCTCTCTTCTTTTACTGTACTACACTTGCTTCTTCAATTCCTTCAATGAACTTGACAAAAAAGTTCCCCGGAGCGTGCCCCGTTTCCTCTTTTGCGGTTGCAAAGTTAATTCATTTTCCTACTCCGCTCCAAATTTTTTTCCCACTTTTTTATGCTATATAACATAACTTTCTTGCAATGGACTGTACCTCACGATTTTATACTTAAACATTTTTTCCCAAAAAAATCCCAATGCTATTTAAGTGAGCTACACCTAAACGCTAGTTCGGCTGATAATTTGTGGAGATTGTCCTTGTATATTACAACTCTTCTCCTCAGAAACTATCGCTTCTTGGGTTTCTTCCCCATACTATTTCCCGGCACAGGGGAGAAGATATGACGCCCTCGGTAACGAAGACAAAGTCGAACGTAATCTATTCCTCCTATCATTTTTATCGAATTTTTTTCTTTCCTCCTAATAAGAAGCTGTTTTAAATTTATAGAGAAATAATATTATCATTGCAAGCAGGTATGTTCCGGCCATATTGAGCCCCTGTCTGGCATCTTGAATCCCTTGATTTTTGTCAATAGCCCGCTATTGACTGCATATCTCGGACTCCAATCTGCTTCAACATAGGGCTCAATCTGTCTCGGAATAAATTTAAAACAGCTTCTAAAAAAAAAGAGTCCCATTCTCTAAACGGGACTCTTTCCATACATTACATTTATTTTACCAAAGAGACATTTGCGAGGAATCAACTTGCTGCGCTTTCTTTTGCTCCACGGCAGCCTGTTCTTCGGCTTCGCGTTTCTTTTTCTCCTCTTCTTTCCGTTTTGCAATCATCTCGGGTGTATCGGGTCTGGTAGGAATTAACCAGTTATCATCGAATGAATCGAGACCCGGAAAATCGTCTTCCCCTGTGTTTGTATCAACACTCTTAGGGGAATTCTCCGTAACTTCTTTCGATTCCTCTACCGAAGTTTTTACATTGCTTTTTGTTTCACTTTCGTCCTGACGAACTTCAAAACTAATTACGGACGATGTGTCTTGTTTCTCTTCGACTGGCGTAACGGTTTCCGGCTCTTGCTTTTCATTAGTGTTTTTCACAAATTTCAAATTCTCTATCTGTGCTAATAGTTCTTGTCGTTGATTTCGCAATGCAGCTATCATTGCATTGGCATTTTCTAAATCGCTTTTCAACGACTCAATTTCGTTTTTGTTACCGACATTTCCCTGTGTCACAGTCTGTTCTAATTTTTCTTTTTGTTCTATCAGATCATTCAGTCGAGCTTGGAGTTGTTTGTTTTCTTCCTCCACGGATTGCAAGTTGTCTAAGAGTTGTGCTATTTTTTCATCTTTCGATGCTTTTATCTGCTCAAACTGTTGCAATTTAATTTCGACTTCGTCTACTACCTTCAACCCATTCTGTGCTTCGGATAGCTGAATTTCGAGATCCTTTATCTGCTTTAAGAGTTGTGAATTTTTATCTTCTCGTTGCATTAAGTCTTGTCGAGCTGCTTCCAACTGACTTGCAATCTCGGTCTCTTTATCTTTTGCCTGTGATAGTTCTTTGCGAGCCTGCTGTAAATCCATGCGAAGTTGCTCTACATCGGATATATTTTCTTTCTGTGTTTTAAGTTCGGCTCTTAACCTCTCAATTTCGGCAGAAGCTGCCTCCAATTCTTCTTGATGAACATTAGAGACTTTCAATTTATTCACCAAACTTTTATTTTCCAGTTCAAACTGCTCTTTTTCGGCTTCTAACGCAGCGATACGAGCTTCCAGCTCATGCACTTTTTCCGCCACCGCCCGTTTCTGTCGTTCGGCGCTTAATTGAGCACTTTGCATAGTATTACGCTGCTCTTCCAATTCTTTCATTTTTACCCGTGCCTCTTCCATTTCTTTCGTTAAATTGAGGTGTTCTGTTTTCCATTTCCGTGAAACGGATTCACGGGCACGCTCATTTACCGCACAGATAAATTCTTTAAACGGTTTATCTAATCGATCGAAGAGATATTTTTTCTCCGCTTCCTTATCCAATGCGGCCAATATATAATCGGGAAGCGATTTGTTCAATAATTCTAACAATGTATCGAGCAGCGTATCGGGGAGTTGCAGTTCCTCCTCTTTGTCTTCTCCAACTCTCGAAGCAGACGGAGTAACGTCACTCTCATTATCCTGTCTCTCTTTTTCCCGAATACATGCATTCGTAATATTTTCAGCAGTATAAGGTTGAGCCTCGAATTCATCATCTTCGCCAGAAAACCCCAACGCTTTCATCGTTTTTCTAAATATAGACATAATTTTCTATCTTATTTATTTTCAATTTGTTCCACTCCGGGCTTTGTCACCAGACCTTTCCCTTTGCGTCCGTTTATCTCTATCAGTACAGGAGCATCAAATTTAACAATTCTCAAAGATTCCGATTCGTACACAGCAGGGAGCTCATTCAGATAACTTTCATCGTAATAGCCATCGCCTGCAAATGTATTTACCGTAAAATAGCCAACACCAAACGAAGTCAAATTCTGAAAGAAATGCGTTCCTTGACTTGGTTCTATCCTATAATTATCAAGTGCGGACTCTACAATGAGACGGGCTGATGATATATGCGGCCATTTAACTGGAATTCCCAGTGAAGAGTCACTCGACCCCCATCGCCCGGGCCCTACCAAAATATAGTTTTCTTCCCGCTCGGTAAAGGTACGATTTATTTTCTCTATTTCACGTGCTATATTTACATTATTTGAGGACTTAAAACTCGATGATTTTACATAGACAATATGAGATACATTATCCATCACGCCGTGTCCTAATGCCGTATTGCTTTTAAGAATGGTTCTTTCGTCGGGTAAATCCATTACTTCGTCGCTAAGCATTTCCTTCATATCGACAATAGGCCTTATCTGCAACCAATAAACTGTACCAGGAGTATTACCCGGCCCTACAAGATTTCCTGCAAACTCTATTTCTACCGGCCGTCCCATTTCGCGACTGCCAATGGTAAGCATGGAATCGAGAATAGAGGCTAACGGAAAGGCTTTATGTTGCAAGATATTGGCAAACGTAACGACTTTGCGCCCCCCATCATAGTAACCGTCCCGGATCATCTGATCGACAGGATCGTAAGTAGAAACCATCAAACGAAGGGAATTGTCTTTCTCGGCATCGCGAACGGAGAGTTTCAACAAATTGAAGCCATCGTCAATAGAGAAAGGTTTTTCACCTCTATTCATATCCAACGCGTAGAATCGTGTTTGGGTATCTCTCAACGCCAAATCGAGTGTACTGGTTTGCAATACTTTATTGGGATGCCGTGGAGAGAATCGTAAACTGCGTCCTCCATCGACAATATATTTTCCTAACCCAATAGCCAAATCGACAACTCCATCTTCGGCCTTTTCGTCATTAATAGGATAGTAGTTTATCGAACGGCCTACTCCTGCAAACGACGGATAATAACGATCGTTGTATTGCGTACCTACCACTTCCTGCAATATAATCGCCATCTTTTCTTGATCGATAACATTCGACGTAGCTGTCATATAGGCTTTACTATCGGCGTAAAAAACCGAGGCATAAACTGCTTTTATAGCATCTAACAGTAAACGGAGCATCTCGTTCTTATCGTCCAACGAGGGTATCATATAGGTAGAATAGATACCGGCGAAAGGTTGATAGTGGGAATCTTCCAACAGACTCGACGAACGAACGGCAATGGGCTTACCCACCACATCGAAAAATGCCAAAAAATCGGGCTTTAATTCTTCGGGGAGCTTCGCTTTAAGAAAATGCTCCAAAATTTCTTCATCGGAAATATCGGAAAGAGCTATTTGATAGAGATTATTACTCTCCATAAAGGTATCGAATATATCGGTACACAAAACTACCGTTTTGGGAACGGTCACATTCACGCCTTCGATATTATCGAAAGTCGGATTTCTTTTTATCATGGCGTCGATAAACGCCAAGCCTCGTCCTTTCCCCCCCAAAGAACCATTACCAATACGAGCAAAATTGGAGTATTTGTCAAAACGGTCACGCTTGAAAATGGCAACTACTCCCCTATTCTTCATTTTTCTATACTGTACAATAGCGTCGAAAATGAGTTTACGAATCTCAGATATCTCGCTCAAATCGGTAATTTGTCGAGGCTGCAAGGCTTCGGCCATAGGGAAAATGGCCCGCGAATAGAGCCATCGGGATATGTGATTACGAGAGGCATGATAATAAAGAGAGTCGTCGGGAATAATATCTATATTGTCTTGTAAATCTTTTAGATTTTTTATTGTCACGATAGGCTCTCCCGTATTAGGATTGATGAATGTAAAATCACCGAAGCCGAAATTTTTCAATATCGTTTTTCTCAAATCAACCGGCAATTTCTTAGAATTTTTATCTAAGAACGAAGCGTTGAGCTTAATGGCTTCTTTTTGATTTTCGCGTTCGGAAGACTCAATAATAAGAGGCAAGTAAGGATCGCAAGAGCGCACATAGGTGCAAAATTTTATTCCTGCTTTTTTATCTTTTTCGCCTGCCCTAACGAACGAAACATCGGATACGATACCCAGCATGTTTCCCGAATATTTTTCATATATCTGCATAGCTTCCTCATAAGTTCGTGCCAACATTACTTTGGGGCGTCCCCGCATGCGCAGCATTCGCTCGTGATCGTTCAAGGCTTCGGTCGAAAATATTTGGGATTGCTTCAACACAAAATTATACAAATTAGGCAAAATGGAAGAATAGAACCGGATAGAGTCTTCTACCAATAGAATGAGCTGCACACCTACCGAAGTAATATCGACTTCGGCATTCATTTTATCTTCGATCAGCTTAATAATAGCCACTAACAAATCGACATTACCCAACCAACTGAACACGTAGTCCACCCCACTCAAATCTTCCTTTGCTATACGCCTTGAAACTTCGTGAGAAAAAGGGGTCAGAACGACAATAGGGATATAAGGGTAGAGACGTTTCATCGCCTTTGCCTGCGTAAAGGTCTCGGAACAATCGACTCCGGGCATAGTTATAATCAGGTCATAACGTTTCAAAGCCAATTCCTCGAAGGCTTCCTCATTGGTCGTTACCTGTTTCACCCGAGGAGGCGAACTCAGATTCAGGGAAACATATTCGAAGTAAATTTGTTCCTCCACCCGCCCATCTTCTTCCATGATAAAAGCATCATATCGGCTCGCAACAAGTAAGACATTGAACACTCTTTTTTGCATTAAGTTAGCAAAAGAGGTATCTTTCAGATATAATTGGTTAATATTCGGTCGATTCATTATTTTTGTGTCGATTCCGGCTTTCAAATTGCCATTTTATTTTTTTGCGATTTTATTGTTCAAAAGTAGTAAAAAAAATTTTTTTATCCATATAAATATGTACATTTGCGATAAGAGAAACGAGCATCTTCCAAAGAGATGCCCAATCAAGAATTTAACTTAATAATATCGCGACTATGAACATCGAGCACATCATGACATCATTGGCGGCAAAGCACCCCGGTGAGTCGGAGTATTTACAAGCGGTACACGAGGTGTTACTTTCCATAGAGGAAGTTTATAACCAACACCCCGAATTCGAAAAAGCCAAATTGATAGAAAGGCTTGTCGAACCCGACAGAATCATCACCTTCAAAGTGCCCTGGGTAGATGATAACGGCGAAATACAAGTAAACTTAGGATACCGGGTACAATTCAACAATGCCATAGGCCCATACAAAGGAGGAATAAGATTCCATGCATCGGTAAATCTTTCCATATTGAAATTCCTCGGATTCGAACAAACATTCAAAAATGCACTGACCACTCTACCTATGGGTGGTGGAAAAGGTGGTTCGGATTTCAGCCCTCGTGGTAAATCAGATGCCGAAATCATGAGATTCTGCCAAGCATTCATGTTGGAATTGTGGCGTCATTTAGGCCCCGACACCGACGTGCCTGCGGGCGATATAGGCGTAGGAGGCCGTGAGGTCGGCTACATGTTCGGTATGTATAAAAAACTGACGCACGAGCACACCGGA is from Barnesiella intestinihominis YIT 11860 and encodes:
- a CDS encoding PEP/pyruvate-binding domain-containing protein — its product is MMNRPNINQLYLKDTSFANLMQKRVFNVLLVASRYDAFIMEEDGRVEEQIYFEYVSLNLSSPPRVKQVTTNEEAFEELALKRYDLIITMPGVDCSETFTQAKAMKRLYPYIPIVVLTPFSHEVSRRIAKEDLSGVDYVFSWLGNVDLLVAIIKLIEDKMNAEVDITSVGVQLILLVEDSIRFYSSILPNLYNFVLKQSQIFSTEALNDHERMLRMRGRPKVMLARTYEEAMQIYEKYSGNMLGIVSDVSFVRAGEKDKKAGIKFCTYVRSCDPYLPLIIESSERENQKEAIKLNASFLDKNSKKLPVDLRKTILKNFGFGDFTFINPNTGEPIVTIKNLKDLQDNIDIIPDDSLYYHASRNHISRWLYSRAIFPMAEALQPRQITDLSEISEIRKLIFDAIVQYRKMKNRGVVAIFKRDRFDKYSNFARIGNGSLGGKGRGLAFIDAMIKRNPTFDNIEGVNVTVPKTVVLCTDIFDTFMESNNLYQIALSDISDEEILEHFLKAKLPEELKPDFLAFFDVVGKPIAVRSSSLLEDSHYQPFAGIYSTYMIPSLDDKNEMLRLLLDAIKAVYASVFYADSKAYMTATSNVIDQEKMAIILQEVVGTQYNDRYYPSFAGVGRSINYYPINDEKAEDGVVDLAIGLGKYIVDGGRSLRFSPRHPNKVLQTSTLDLALRDTQTRFYALDMNRGEKPFSIDDGFNLLKLSVRDAEKDNSLRLMVSTYDPVDQMIRDGYYDGGRKVVTFANILQHKAFPLASILDSMLTIGSREMGRPVEIEFAGNLVGPGNTPGTVYWLQIRPIVDMKEMLSDEVMDLPDERTILKSNTALGHGVMDNVSHIVYVKSSSFKSSNNVNIAREIEKINRTFTEREENYILVGPGRWGSSDSSLGIPVKWPHISSARLIVESALDNYRIEPSQGTHFFQNLTSFGVGYFTVNTFAGDGYYDESYLNELPAVYESESLRIVKFDAPVLIEINGRKGKGLVTKPGVEQIENK